CGGCTAAATCAGCAAGCAGCTTATATGAGTAGGCGTAGCTCATACAAACTCCAACTTTGTTCACCATAATACCGTATGTCGTGAATGAATCATTATACTTATCATCTACAGTCCGGTAATTATTTTTCTTAGCACTCTCTAATGCAGCATCATCGTACTTTGTGTTGCTATCCAAATAGTCATATATAGCTTTGCGCTTTTCCTCATCGCTCATGCTTGGTGTAATAACCTTAGCGACAACTTTCTTAGCCTCAGTAACAACACTCTTCTGCTTCTTTTTCATCACATCAGTGGAATCCTCGTACTTAATTCTAAGCGTCAGTGTACGATAGTTGTAGCCGTAGCTTTTCACCCCTATTATTAAGGGGTTCTGATACATGACCTTTTGCATCGTATCGATTAAGGTTTCCGAATTTTGTGCTTCTGGAAAAGCTTTGAGTGATATCTTCTCCTGTCCGGCGATCATACTTCTGGCAAGATACTCTTCAATTGCAGAGTCCGCGTTTAACTCTACCTCACTCAGGATATCCGGATTAGAAATCACTCCCTGATTTCCCTCTTTAACTTGTTTACTCGTATTATTTCTCTGCTTGTCTATTAAGTCGAATGCAGATTTGGGAGAATTGCCCTTATCAGTAGAATTCTCATCCTCAATGATTGTCGGCAAATCTGGAGTAGGCACATAATCTGTCGTATTGACAGGTTCAATATACCCCGCGCTCGACTCCTGAGTATGACTGTTCTCGAATGCCTCTTTGTCCTTCTTGGTCACATTCCAAACATTCACGTAACCCTTTAATGCCGTTCCTTTCACATGAAAACGAACACTTGGTTCTCTAAATTCACCTAATTCTATCGTTGAAGTTTCCCAAATGATATCTTTTGTGACAATGGAGCCATTTAAGAACTTTACTTTCATTTTCTTAGGCAGCTCGGATAGCGTTTCATAGGATGTAAAATGAACGATGTCGACTGGGTCCACCGGAAGCTTATTTGACAAGGCATGCGTGCTTACAGCAGCGCTAAAGTTGGACTCCTTGCGCCCCTTAATGGCTGTAACATAATAATCTCCGCCGACCGAATAGTTCTGACCCGATATATATCCGTCCTCATCACCATTAATGCTACCCTTACCAAAGAAATCAATATACTCTGTATTATGGACAGTACCGTATAATAAAGGATATTGATCCGCATATCCTTCCTTCGCCCCGGAAATCGCGTCATTAAATTCATTACTTTTCACCCTGTTGCTATTGTAGACTTTATACCCGTCCACACCTTCAATCGCATCCCATACTAGCTTAAAACGTCCATCTGCGCTAATTTCATATCTAAGGTTAGGGACAGGAACCTCGGACTTGACGGTAAAAGGAATAATGATAGGTTGTTCAAGCTTTGTTGGTGTGCTGGCTTCCATATCATAGTTAATACGAATGTAATAGATTGGGGCATTCCCCCAATATCCATCGTAGCCGCCATAGGTTTCCGTAGATACCAAAACACCGATTAAGGGCTTAACTTCAAGCACCGACTTATTATTTTTATCGTCCAAGTAATCTGTGAGAGTATCAATCTCACTTTTGCGCAAAGCTTTGATGTCTGTATGAACGGAAATAACATCCTCGGGCTTAATGCCCGTAATATCCGATTTAAAGCTAAATTTGAATGCCTCATCGCGTTTGACATTGTACAGGGGCATCACTGCGTTATTCGTTTCTGTTTTATATTTCTTCTTTAAATCTAATACAGTCAAACCGCCATTGGAATTCGCAGATCCTTCTGTATTCTGAATGGGAGATTTGCTTTCCTTTTCCACGCTATCTTTCCGCACATTATCTTTCTCAGCAACCTTACCCGAATCTGATCCGCCCATACATCCCGTAAG
This portion of the Cohnella abietis genome encodes:
- a CDS encoding transglutaminase domain-containing protein, which produces MKRLIIGLLVMCVVLTGCMGGSDSGKVAEKDNVRKDSVEKESKSPIQNTEGSANSNGGLTVLDLKKKYKTETNNAVMPLYNVKRDEAFKFSFKSDITGIKPEDVISVHTDIKALRKSEIDTLTDYLDDKNNKSVLEVKPLIGVLVSTETYGGYDGYWGNAPIYYIRINYDMEASTPTKLEQPIIIPFTVKSEVPVPNLRYEISADGRFKLVWDAIEGVDGYKVYNSNRVKSNEFNDAISGAKEGYADQYPLLYGTVHNTEYIDFFGKGSINGDEDGYISGQNYSVGGDYYVTAIKGRKESNFSAAVSTHALSNKLPVDPVDIVHFTSYETLSELPKKMKVKFLNGSIVTKDIIWETSTIELGEFREPSVRFHVKGTALKGYVNVWNVTKKDKEAFENSHTQESSAGYIEPVNTTDYVPTPDLPTIIEDENSTDKGNSPKSAFDLIDKQRNNTSKQVKEGNQGVISNPDILSEVELNADSAIEEYLARSMIAGQEKISLKAFPEAQNSETLIDTMQKVMYQNPLIIGVKSYGYNYRTLTLRIKYEDSTDVMKKKQKSVVTEAKKVVAKVITPSMSDEEKRKAIYDYLDSNTKYDDAALESAKKNNYRTVDDKYNDSFTTYGIMVNKVGVCMSYAYSYKLLADLAGIDTIVVTGRMGDVPHAWNKVKIGTEWLNVDPTNGRTNAGVPYLLYNSSDKTAESLDYVSDELYWLDDELSDLIGITNVNDYYVVNDLEIKTLPAYKTKLAELLKQGQPVISVRMLAKIDDDKIMAATRNVFKEIANDRLEKATLYDIGNYIIIEL